AAATCCCGGTTATTCTCATCTCGGCCAAAAATCAGGAGCTTGATAAAATAACCGGACTCAAGCTGGGGGCAGACGATTATGTGTCCAAGCCGTTCAGCCCGCTCGAAGTGATGGCGAGAATTCAGGCACAGTTAAGACGCTCCTGTGAGTTTAATGAGCCGTTGGAAGCTCCAGCGGTATCCGAAACCTGCGTCGGGGACTTGCAGCTGGATCACCGGGAATGCATGTTATACATCAAGGGAACGCCGATTTCGCTGAGTGCGATCGAGTACAAATTATTGAAGCTGTTCATGGGGGAGCCGGGGCGCGTATTTACGAAGAAGCAAATTTTTGAGCATGCCTGGGATGAACTTTATTTGGCTGACGATAATGCCGTGATGGTCCAAATCAGCAGGCTTCGCGACAAAATCGAGGCTTGTCCCAGGAAGCCTGTCTATATCAAAACCATTCGCGGTCTCGGTTACCGGTTTGCGAAGAAAGATGAGTTACAGCCATGAATTCACCTAATCGTCTGCAGCGTTCACTGATTCGCCAATATATTTTTTTCTTTGTTACCATTGCGCTTATTGCCGCGTTTTCGCTATTTGTATTAAATGCGCTGATCATGGATTATTTTATGGAGGCTTCCGGACCGGTCAAGGCGGAGGCTGGAGTCATAGGCAGTCCAACAGCCGTGCCAGGCATGGACAGCGATCAGCATGAGAAGGTGTTTTATGGAATGGCACTGAAAACGCTGCTGCTGTTTCTCGCTTTGTTTGCAATTACCGTATATGTCTTCGGAAGATGGACGGCATCCCGGCTGACGACCCCGCTCCGATCGATTGCGGATGGTATCCGCAGCATTGCACGTGGACATTACCATGAAAGATTACATTTTCGAGCGAGCTATGAACTTGCGCAGATTCAGGATGATTTCAATGATATGGCTGCACGGCTCGAACGGATGGAGAGGGAAAAGCGAGAGCTTGCAGAGAGCAAGCAGCGAATGCTGATTGACATTTCCCATGACCTGAAGACACCGATGACCACCATTCAGGGCTATATCGAAGCGATGGAATTGGGGCTCGTTAATTCGGAAGAGAGAAGGCAAAAAATCCTGCGTTTGATTTCCGACAAAGCCAGCCTGATGTCGGAGCTGATCGACGGTATCTTCGAGCTGTCCAAGCTGGATAGTCCCGACTATCCTTTTGCCGTTGAGGCATCCGACATTACAGAATTCACAAGGGAAATTGCAGCCGAGTATTACGAGGTGTTCGAAGAACAGAAGT
This Paenibacillus sp. JZ16 DNA region includes the following protein-coding sequences:
- a CDS encoding response regulator transcription factor; translation: MPKTILVVDDDPDIIDMLKLYLDAEGYKTLEAFDGKTALEHLRSRHVDLALFDIMMPLIDGFQLLRMMRQDYKIPVILISAKNQELDKITGLKLGADDYVSKPFSPLEVMARIQAQLRRSCEFNEPLEAPAVSETCVGDLQLDHRECMLYIKGTPISLSAIEYKLLKLFMGEPGRVFTKKQIFEHAWDELYLADDNAVMVQISRLRDKIEACPRKPVYIKTIRGLGYRFAKKDELQP
- a CDS encoding HAMP domain-containing sensor histidine kinase, with amino-acid sequence MNSPNRLQRSLIRQYIFFFVTIALIAAFSLFVLNALIMDYFMEASGPVKAEAGVIGSPTAVPGMDSDQHEKVFYGMALKTLLLFLALFAITVYVFGRWTASRLTTPLRSIADGIRSIARGHYHERLHFRASYELAQIQDDFNDMAARLERMEREKRELAESKQRMLIDISHDLKTPMTTIQGYIEAMELGLVNSEERRQKILRLISDKASLMSELIDGIFELSKLDSPDYPFAVEASDITEFTREIAAEYYEVFEEQKFHFHYDIPDSVIIVPFNTTWLNRAVSNILSNAIQYNPPGTAVELKLAATGKGVEIHITDDGIGIPDVLKEKVFDAFVRGDQARKSDGGTGLGLAIAKQVVEKHGGNIRLITNGHTKFILFLPNEL